A stretch of Sphingomonas sp. JUb134 DNA encodes these proteins:
- the era gene encoding GTPase Era yields MNPSTQRCGLVAVVGAPNAGKSTLVNAMVGQKVAITSAKAQTTRTRLMGIAIEGDTQLLLVDTPGIFDPRRRLDRAMVAAAWEGAEGADAIAFVVDAKGGLGPKVTDIAERLAHRREPKLLILNKVDIADKPRLLTHAARLNEQMGFDETFFVSAQTGDGVPELKAALAARMPEGPWHFPEDQVSDATDRMLAAEMTREQIYHQLHAELPYAIAVDTELYKEREDGSVEIHQQILVGRESQRAIVLGKGGARIKEIGAKARAELQTLMGVRVHLYLHVKVKPDWEEDRTLYRDIGLDWVE; encoded by the coding sequence ATGAACCCCTCCACCCAACGCTGTGGCCTCGTTGCCGTGGTCGGCGCCCCCAATGCGGGCAAGTCGACGCTCGTCAACGCGATGGTCGGCCAGAAGGTCGCGATCACCAGCGCCAAGGCGCAGACCACGCGCACCCGCCTGATGGGCATCGCCATCGAAGGCGACACGCAGCTGCTGCTGGTCGACACGCCCGGCATCTTCGATCCGCGCCGCCGGCTCGACCGCGCGATGGTCGCCGCCGCCTGGGAAGGTGCCGAAGGCGCGGATGCCATCGCCTTCGTGGTGGATGCCAAGGGCGGCCTCGGCCCCAAGGTGACGGACATCGCCGAGCGGCTCGCCCACCGCCGCGAGCCCAAGCTTCTGATCCTCAACAAGGTCGACATCGCCGACAAGCCGCGCCTGCTGACGCATGCCGCGCGCCTGAACGAACAGATGGGCTTCGACGAGACCTTCTTCGTGAGCGCGCAAACCGGCGACGGCGTGCCGGAGCTCAAGGCTGCGCTCGCCGCGCGCATGCCGGAAGGGCCGTGGCACTTCCCGGAGGACCAGGTCTCCGATGCCACCGACCGGATGCTGGCGGCGGAGATGACCCGCGAGCAGATCTACCACCAGCTCCACGCCGAGCTGCCCTATGCGATCGCGGTCGACACCGAGCTCTACAAGGAGCGCGAGGACGGGTCGGTCGAGATCCACCAGCAGATCCTGGTCGGGCGCGAGAGCCAGCGCGCGATCGTGCTGGGCAAGGGCGGGGCCCGCATCAAGGAAATCGGCGCCAAGGCGCGAGCCGAGCTCCAGACGCTGATGGGTGTGCGCGTCCACCTCTACCTCCACGTCAAGGTGAAGCCCGACTGGGAGGAGGACCGCACCCTCTATCGCGACATCGGCCTCGACTGGGTGGAGTGA
- a CDS encoding DUF1272 domain-containing protein, protein MLEMRPDCERCGTDLPADQGGAFICSFECTFCAECADDLDEHCPNCGGELLDRPARVGKALKDHPASTERRYAA, encoded by the coding sequence ATGCTGGAGATGCGGCCCGACTGCGAACGCTGCGGCACCGACCTGCCCGCCGACCAGGGCGGCGCGTTCATCTGCTCGTTCGAATGCACCTTCTGCGCGGAATGCGCGGACGACCTGGACGAGCATTGCCCCAATTGCGGCGGCGAACTGCTCGACCGGCCCGCCCGCGTCGGAAAGGCGCTGAAGGACCATCCCGCCTCCACCGAGCGGCGGTACGCGGCGTGA
- the gor gene encoding glutathione-disulfide reductase has protein sequence MADFDYDLFVIGAGSGGVRAARVSAAHGAKVAIAEEYRVGGTCVIRGCVPKKLLVYGAHFAEDLRDAKQFGWDVPEPCAFSWPRLRDNVLSEVDRINKAYTATLTNHGVEIIGERATVSGPHSVTLASGRTITAGKILVAVGARPAIPVCQGHEHGITSNEAFHLDAVPKRILIAGAGYIANEFAGIFNEFGSKVTLINRSDVILRGYDESIRDRLLQISMLKGIDFRFHAEFEGIEKGEDGCLTVTMSNHEPITVDCVLFATGRVPNTEGLGLEAAGVELDDKGAIKVDADSKSSCDSIYAVGDVTNRVQLTPVAIREGQAFADTVFGGKPHRVDYENIPAAVFSHPPMAGVGMTEAQAKNKLGSVKVYQSDFRPMKNVLAGRNERALYKMICESETGRVVGLHMIGPDSPEILQAAAIAVKAGLTKDDFDQTVALHPSMAEELVLMR, from the coding sequence ATGGCAGACTTTGACTACGACCTCTTCGTCATCGGTGCCGGCTCCGGCGGCGTGCGCGCCGCGCGCGTCTCCGCAGCGCATGGCGCCAAGGTGGCGATCGCCGAGGAATATCGCGTCGGCGGCACCTGCGTGATCCGCGGCTGCGTGCCCAAGAAGCTGCTCGTCTATGGCGCGCACTTCGCCGAGGACCTGCGCGATGCCAAGCAGTTCGGCTGGGACGTGCCGGAGCCGTGCGCGTTCAGCTGGCCGCGGCTTCGCGACAATGTGCTGAGTGAGGTCGATCGGATCAACAAAGCCTATACCGCCACCCTCACCAACCATGGCGTCGAGATCATCGGCGAGCGCGCCACCGTCTCCGGCCCCCATTCGGTGACGCTGGCCTCCGGCCGCACGATCACGGCCGGCAAGATCCTGGTGGCGGTCGGCGCGCGTCCGGCGATCCCCGTCTGCCAGGGCCATGAGCATGGCATCACCTCCAACGAGGCGTTTCACCTCGACGCGGTGCCCAAGCGCATCCTGATCGCCGGTGCCGGCTATATCGCCAACGAATTCGCCGGCATCTTCAACGAGTTCGGCAGCAAGGTCACGCTGATCAACCGCAGCGACGTGATCCTGCGCGGCTATGACGAATCCATCCGCGACCGGCTGCTCCAGATCTCGATGCTCAAGGGCATCGACTTCCGCTTCCATGCCGAGTTCGAAGGCATCGAGAAGGGCGAGGACGGCTGCCTCACCGTCACCATGTCGAACCACGAGCCGATCACGGTCGATTGCGTGCTGTTCGCCACCGGCCGCGTTCCCAACACCGAAGGGCTCGGGCTTGAGGCGGCCGGAGTCGAGCTGGACGACAAGGGCGCGATCAAGGTCGACGCGGACAGCAAGTCGAGCTGCGACAGCATCTATGCGGTGGGCGACGTCACCAACCGGGTGCAGCTGACGCCTGTGGCGATCCGCGAGGGGCAGGCGTTCGCCGACACCGTGTTCGGCGGCAAGCCGCACCGCGTCGATTACGAGAACATCCCCGCCGCCGTGTTCAGCCACCCGCCGATGGCGGGCGTCGGTATGACGGAGGCGCAGGCCAAGAACAAGCTCGGCTCGGTGAAGGTCTACCAGTCGGACTTTCGCCCGATGAAGAACGTGCTCGCCGGCCGCAACGAGCGCGCGCTCTACAAGATGATCTGCGAGAGCGAGACCGGCCGGGTCGTGGGGCTGCACATGATCGGCCCGGACTCGCCCGAGATTCTGCAGGCCGCCGCGATCGCGGTGAAGGCCGGCCTCACCAAGGACGACTTCGACCAGACGGTGGCGCTCCACCCGAGCATGGCCGAGGAACTGGTGCTGATGCGCTGA
- the pgi gene encoding glucose-6-phosphate isomerase: protein MTDTAWQAVEALAPKRLTELFAAEPDRLEALTLDVAGIHFDWSKTHLDAAGLQAFAQLADAAGLAARRDALFAGEPVNVTEGRAAEHAAQRGEGHPESVAQARGFHARMRALIDAIEADALGPIRHVLHIGIGGSALGPDLLMDALGRDSDRYDVAIVSNVDGLALEEAIEDFDPDATLLVIASKTFTTTETMLNAESAIGWMTENGVADPYGKVIALTANPEQAIAWGVDETRVLPFSESVGGRYSLWSSIGFPAAIGLGWDVFEELLEGAAEMDRHFRLAEPLRNAPVLAAFADLYYTQVRHAETRATFAYDERLRLLPSYLQQLEMESNGKRVTADGTPVTRPTAPITWGGVGTDAQHAVFQLLHQGTHLVPVEFIAAIEPGDVLSEAHHRQLLLNALAQGAALMAGRDNEDQARAYPGDRPSSTLLLDQVDARTLGALIAFYEHRTFVSAALLGINPFDQFGVELGKEMAKAADKGGQAFDASTTDLLRRAGLAG, encoded by the coding sequence ATGACGGACACCGCCTGGCAGGCCGTGGAGGCACTGGCGCCCAAGCGCCTGACCGAGTTGTTTGCAGCCGAGCCGGACCGGCTCGAGGCGCTGACGCTCGACGTCGCCGGCATTCATTTCGACTGGTCCAAGACGCACCTCGACGCAGCCGGGCTCCAGGCGTTCGCGCAGCTGGCCGATGCCGCCGGCCTCGCCGCACGCCGGGACGCGCTGTTCGCGGGCGAGCCGGTCAACGTGACCGAGGGCCGCGCCGCCGAGCATGCGGCCCAGCGCGGCGAAGGCCATCCGGAGAGTGTCGCCCAGGCGCGCGGCTTCCACGCCCGCATGCGTGCCCTCATCGACGCGATCGAGGCCGACGCACTGGGTCCGATCCGGCACGTGCTGCACATCGGCATCGGCGGCTCGGCGCTCGGTCCCGACCTGCTCATGGACGCGCTCGGCCGCGATTCGGACCGCTACGACGTGGCGATCGTCTCCAACGTCGACGGTCTCGCGCTGGAGGAAGCGATCGAGGATTTCGATCCCGATGCGACGCTGCTGGTGATCGCGTCCAAGACCTTCACCACCACCGAGACGATGCTCAATGCAGAGAGCGCGATCGGCTGGATGACCGAGAATGGCGTCGCGGACCCTTATGGCAAGGTGATCGCGCTGACGGCGAACCCCGAGCAGGCGATCGCATGGGGCGTCGACGAGACCCGCGTGCTTCCGTTCTCGGAAAGCGTCGGCGGCCGCTATTCACTGTGGTCGTCGATCGGCTTCCCGGCCGCGATCGGCCTTGGCTGGGACGTGTTCGAGGAACTGCTGGAGGGCGCGGCCGAGATGGACCGCCACTTCCGCCTAGCCGAGCCGCTGCGCAACGCGCCGGTGCTCGCGGCCTTTGCCGACCTCTACTACACCCAGGTCCGCCACGCCGAGACCCGCGCCACCTTCGCCTATGACGAGCGGCTGCGGCTGCTGCCCTCCTATCTCCAGCAGCTGGAGATGGAGTCGAACGGCAAGCGCGTGACCGCCGACGGCACGCCCGTCACTCGCCCGACCGCGCCGATCACCTGGGGCGGCGTCGGCACCGACGCGCAGCATGCGGTGTTCCAGCTGCTCCACCAGGGCACCCACCTGGTGCCGGTCGAGTTCATCGCCGCGATCGAGCCGGGCGATGTGCTGAGCGAAGCGCATCACCGCCAGCTGCTGCTGAATGCGCTGGCCCAGGGCGCGGCGCTGATGGCCGGCCGCGACAACGAGGACCAGGCGCGCGCCTATCCGGGCGACCGGCCGTCGTCGACGCTGCTGCTGGACCAGGTGGACGCCCGCACGCTGGGCGCGCTGATCGCCTTCTACGAGCACCGCACCTTCGTCAGCGCGGCACTGCTGGGCATCAACCCATTCGACCAGTTCGGCGTCGAGCTCGGCAAGGAAATGGCCAAGGCGGCGGACAAGGGTGGCCAGGCGTTCGACGCTTCCACGACGGACCTGCTCCGCCGCGCCGGTCTCGCCGGCTGA
- the glmM gene encoding phosphoglucosamine mutase: MARKYFGTDGIRGATNQSPMTAEMAMKVGMAAGAHFRRGDHRHRVVIGKDTRLSGYMLENAMVAGFTSVGMDVVLVGPMPTPAVAMLTTSMRADLGVMISASHNPYADNGIKLFGPDGFKLSDADEAAIEALIDGQVPLAPSAEIGRARRVEDARGRYIHFAKSTFPEELRLDGLKVVVDCANGAAYQVAPSALWELGAEVVAIGVTPNGKNINDGVGSTAPALLAETVVASGAAIGIALDGDADRLIVVDETGRVIDGDQLMATIAAGWARQGRLKGGGLVTTVMSNLGLERHLAAQGLGMVRTKVGDRHVLEKMRASGYNVGGEQSGHIILSDYATTGDGLVAALQVLAEVTRAGAPASEVLHRFDPLPQLLRNVRFAGGKPLEDTRVTDIITAAEAELAGRGRLVIRPSGTEPVIRVMAEGDDRAQVEAVVTRICDAVQKAAA; the protein is encoded by the coding sequence ATGGCAAGAAAATATTTCGGCACCGACGGCATTCGCGGCGCCACCAACCAGTCGCCGATGACCGCCGAGATGGCGATGAAGGTCGGCATGGCCGCCGGCGCGCACTTCCGCCGGGGCGACCACCGCCACCGCGTGGTGATCGGCAAGGACACGCGCCTTTCCGGCTATATGCTCGAAAACGCCATGGTCGCGGGCTTCACCTCGGTCGGCATGGACGTGGTGCTGGTAGGGCCGATGCCGACGCCGGCCGTCGCGATGCTCACCACCTCGATGCGCGCCGACCTGGGCGTGATGATCTCGGCGAGCCACAACCCCTACGCGGACAATGGCATCAAGCTGTTCGGCCCGGACGGCTTCAAGCTTTCCGATGCCGACGAGGCGGCGATCGAGGCGCTGATCGACGGGCAGGTCCCGCTCGCACCTTCGGCCGAGATCGGCCGCGCCCGCCGCGTCGAGGACGCACGAGGCCGCTACATCCACTTCGCCAAGTCCACCTTCCCCGAGGAACTTCGCCTGGACGGGCTGAAGGTCGTGGTCGATTGCGCCAACGGTGCCGCCTATCAGGTCGCCCCTTCCGCGCTGTGGGAGCTGGGGGCCGAGGTGGTCGCGATCGGCGTCACTCCCAATGGCAAGAACATCAACGACGGGGTCGGCTCGACCGCGCCGGCACTGCTCGCTGAGACGGTGGTCGCGTCCGGCGCCGCGATCGGCATCGCGCTCGACGGTGACGCCGACCGGCTGATCGTGGTCGACGAAACCGGCCGCGTGATCGACGGCGACCAGCTGATGGCCACCATCGCCGCGGGCTGGGCGCGCCAGGGCCGGCTGAAGGGCGGCGGCCTGGTCACCACCGTCATGTCCAACCTCGGCCTCGAACGCCACCTCGCCGCCCAGGGGCTCGGCATGGTGCGCACCAAGGTCGGCGACCGCCACGTGCTCGAGAAGATGCGTGCGTCCGGCTACAATGTCGGCGGCGAACAGTCCGGCCACATCATCCTGTCCGACTATGCGACCACCGGCGACGGGCTGGTGGCAGCCCTCCAGGTGCTCGCCGAAGTCACCCGCGCCGGCGCTCCGGCAAGCGAGGTTCTGCACCGCTTCGATCCGCTGCCCCAGCTGCTGCGCAACGTGCGTTTCGCCGGCGGCAAGCCGCTGGAGGACACGCGTGTCACCGACATCATCACCGCGGCCGAGGCCGAACTGGCCGGCCGCGGCCGGCTGGTCATCCGCCCGTCGGGCACCGAGCCGGTGATCCGGGTGATGGCCGAGGGCGATGATCGCGCGCAGGTGGAAGCGGTGGTGACGCGCATCTGCGACGCCGTGCAGAAAGCGGCGGCCTGA
- a CDS encoding ribonuclease HII has product MPDYSHERLHPGPVAGVDEAGRGPLAGPVVAAAVVLDPDCIPDGIDDSKALTALRRERLSAEILACAKVGIGIASVEEIDQINIFWATMLAMHRAVDALGVAPGMVLVDGNRCPDWPHPSRALVGGDALCLSIAAASIVAKHHRDTIMIEADARHPGYGWASNKGYSAKAHLEALKSLGPTPLHRRSFAPVAQAWLPLETAG; this is encoded by the coding sequence ATGCCTGATTACTCTCATGAACGCCTGCATCCCGGCCCCGTCGCGGGCGTGGACGAGGCCGGCCGCGGCCCGCTCGCCGGCCCGGTCGTCGCCGCCGCGGTCGTGCTCGACCCCGACTGCATCCCCGATGGGATCGACGATTCCAAGGCGCTGACGGCGCTGCGCCGGGAGCGGCTGTCTGCGGAGATCCTCGCCTGCGCCAAAGTCGGCATCGGCATCGCCAGCGTCGAGGAGATCGACCAGATCAACATCTTCTGGGCGACCATGCTGGCCATGCACCGCGCCGTGGATGCACTGGGGGTGGCGCCCGGCATGGTGCTGGTCGACGGCAACCGCTGCCCCGACTGGCCCCACCCCTCGCGCGCGCTGGTCGGCGGCGATGCGCTGTGCCTGTCGATCGCGGCCGCCTCGATCGTCGCCAAGCACCACCGCGACACGATCATGATCGAGGCCGACGCCCGCCATCCCGGCTATGGCTGGGCCTCCAACAAGGGCTATTCGGCCAAGGCGCATCTAGAGGCGCTCAAGTCGCTCGGCCCCACGCCGCTGCACCGCCGCTCGTTCGCGCCGGTCGCCCAAGCCTGGCTGCCGCTGGAAACCGCTGGCTGA
- the rnc gene encoding ribonuclease III, whose product MSTPPLAPWIAATFGRDDLPLPLFERAVTHGSHAGESYERLEFLGDRVLGLLMAEWLFERFPDEPEGKLSRRINALVTGAVCAELARELGAVPHLRLGKQARDDGATQSDNVLGDVMEALIGAFYLEAGLEATRGFVRRIWADRIETQVRAPKHPKSALQEWAAANDRRPPEYTVVDRSGPGHAPRFTVKVSIGKLAEASAQGTSKQEAETAAAKALLRQLER is encoded by the coding sequence CTGAGCACGCCCCCGCTCGCCCCCTGGATCGCCGCCACCTTCGGCCGCGACGACCTGCCGCTGCCGCTGTTCGAGCGGGCGGTGACGCATGGCAGCCATGCCGGCGAAAGCTACGAACGACTGGAATTCCTGGGCGATCGCGTGCTCGGCCTGCTGATGGCGGAGTGGCTGTTCGAGCGCTTCCCGGACGAGCCCGAGGGCAAGCTGTCGCGGCGGATCAACGCGCTGGTGACGGGTGCGGTGTGCGCCGAACTGGCGCGCGAACTGGGCGCGGTGCCGCACCTGCGGCTCGGCAAGCAGGCGCGCGACGACGGCGCGACGCAGAGCGACAATGTGCTCGGCGACGTGATGGAGGCGCTGATCGGCGCCTTCTATCTGGAGGCGGGGCTGGAGGCGACGCGCGGCTTCGTGCGCCGGATCTGGGCCGATCGCATCGAAACACAGGTGCGTGCGCCCAAGCACCCCAAGTCCGCGCTTCAGGAATGGGCAGCCGCAAACGACCGGCGCCCGCCCGAATATACGGTGGTCGATCGCTCCGGGCCCGGCCACGCGCCGCGATTCACGGTCAAGGTGTCGATCGGCAAGCTCGCCGAGGCGTCCGCGCAGGGTACGTCCAAGCAGGAGGCGGAAACCGCCGCCGCCAAGGCGCTGTTGCGCCAGCTGGAGCGTTGA
- the lepB gene encoding signal peptidase I, whose protein sequence is MASKPAARRQRSELRETVLFFVKLAIFVFVIRSFFFSPFNIPSGSMLPRLLVGDYLFITKWNYGYSRHSLPWSLPLIPGRVFASTPERGDVVVFKAPPTAEDNWVKRVIGLPGDRVQMQRGQLFLNGKPIPKQRIADFVLPVSPNFGCQFEFQDEDAAGKPICRYPQFEETLPNGKRYRVLDQAETPADDTGVYTVPAGHVFLMGDNRDDSADSRFPAMPNQGIGFVPMENLEGKAVVNFWSTDGSAQWLLPWTWVSAARFDRIGEGF, encoded by the coding sequence ATGGCCAGCAAACCCGCCGCCCGTCGCCAGCGCTCCGAACTGCGCGAGACGGTGCTGTTTTTCGTGAAGCTCGCGATCTTCGTGTTCGTGATCCGCAGCTTCTTCTTCTCGCCCTTCAACATCCCGTCGGGCTCGATGCTCCCGCGGTTGCTGGTCGGCGACTATCTGTTCATCACCAAGTGGAACTATGGCTATTCGCGCCACAGCCTGCCGTGGAGCCTGCCGCTGATCCCCGGGCGCGTGTTCGCAAGCACACCCGAGCGGGGCGACGTGGTGGTGTTCAAGGCACCGCCGACCGCCGAGGACAATTGGGTCAAGCGCGTGATCGGCCTGCCCGGCGACCGCGTGCAGATGCAGCGCGGCCAGCTGTTCCTGAACGGAAAGCCGATCCCGAAGCAGCGCATCGCCGACTTCGTGCTGCCGGTGTCGCCGAACTTCGGCTGCCAGTTCGAGTTCCAGGACGAGGATGCGGCCGGCAAGCCGATCTGCCGCTATCCCCAGTTCGAGGAGACGCTTCCCAACGGCAAGCGCTATCGCGTGCTCGACCAGGCGGAGACGCCCGCCGACGACACCGGCGTCTACACGGTGCCCGCGGGGCATGTCTTCCTGATGGGCGACAACCGCGACGACAGCGCCGACAGCCGCTTCCCCGCGATGCCGAACCAGGGCATCGGCTTCGTGCCGATGGAGAATTTGGAGGGCAAGGCGGTGGTCAACTTCTGGTCGACCGACGGCAGCGCGCAGTGGCTGCTGCCCTGGACCTGGGTCAGCGCTGCGCGCTTCGATCGGATCGGGGAAGGCTTCTGA
- a CDS encoding NAD-dependent deacylase produces the protein MHAIRNIVVLTGAGLSAESGLATFRGPGGLWEGHRVEDVCTPEALAQDPALVHRFYDARREALDTVEPNPAHQALARLDAAWAGELLIVTQNVDDLHERAGAQRLLHMHGALRSALCAACGTRMPHEGALPPGSGCSACGAAALRPDIVFFGEMPYDMDRIEAALADADLFVSIGTSGAVYPAAGFVQMAAHFGAATLELNLEPSAGSHWFEESRLGPATRLVPEWVEELLAGR, from the coding sequence ATGCACGCCATCCGCAACATCGTCGTTCTCACCGGCGCCGGCCTTTCCGCCGAAAGCGGCTTGGCGACCTTCCGCGGCCCCGGCGGCCTGTGGGAAGGGCATCGTGTCGAGGACGTGTGCACGCCCGAGGCGCTGGCGCAGGATCCGGCACTGGTGCACCGCTTCTATGATGCGCGGCGGGAGGCGCTCGATACCGTGGAGCCCAACCCCGCGCACCAGGCCCTAGCGCGCCTGGATGCCGCATGGGCGGGCGAGTTGCTGATCGTCACCCAGAACGTCGACGACCTGCACGAGCGCGCCGGTGCGCAACGGCTGCTGCACATGCACGGCGCGCTGCGCTCCGCCCTTTGCGCGGCGTGCGGCACCCGCATGCCGCACGAGGGCGCGCTGCCTCCGGGCAGCGGCTGCTCGGCATGCGGCGCGGCGGCGTTACGCCCCGACATCGTCTTCTTCGGCGAGATGCCCTACGACATGGATCGCATCGAGGCGGCGCTCGCAGACGCGGACCTGTTCGTCTCCATCGGCACCTCCGGTGCGGTCTATCCCGCCGCCGGCTTCGTCCAAATGGCCGCGCACTTCGGCGCCGCTACCCTGGAACTCAACCTCGAACCCTCGGCCGGCAGCCACTGGTTTGAGGAAAGCCGCCTCGGCCCGGCAACCCGATTGGTGCCGGAGTGGGTCGAGGAACTGCTCGCCGGGCGCTGA
- the thiD gene encoding bifunctional hydroxymethylpyrimidine kinase/phosphomethylpyrimidine kinase, whose protein sequence is MTIPRILIVAGSDSGGGAGIQADLKTVTMLGGHGMTAITAITAQNTLGVDGVHPIPTDMVLAQIDSVVSDIGVDAVKIGMIGSARTALALAERLEQLPGVPVVLDPVMVASSGARLADTATIAAFERLMDRATVVTPNIPELEALAGAALPTVEARAEAARRLAAAHGCAVLAKGGHDDGPTVIDRLYPAESGAPPVLEWSDPRIDGTAAHGTGCTLSTAIACGLAGEWNLAEAIARARRFVRIAMLGAEPLGDGHGPMAQQGVRLDLNASRWSPMLNQVTVPATDLPASERFYRMLGLRQIVRSSRRYARFESEGGATFSIEMAEGTDRPTVYFEVGDLDIAVRYLRQQGVAFTQEPVEQPWGWREARLIDPAGNAVCLYQAGEMRRFPPWRIANA, encoded by the coding sequence GTGACGATCCCCCGCATCCTGATCGTCGCTGGTTCTGATTCGGGTGGCGGCGCCGGCATCCAGGCGGACCTCAAGACCGTCACCATGCTCGGCGGCCACGGCATGACCGCGATCACCGCGATCACCGCCCAGAACACGCTGGGCGTCGACGGCGTCCACCCGATCCCGACCGACATGGTGCTGGCGCAGATCGATTCGGTCGTCTCCGACATCGGCGTAGACGCGGTGAAGATCGGCATGATCGGCTCGGCCCGCACTGCACTCGCGCTTGCGGAACGGCTCGAGCAACTGCCGGGCGTGCCGGTGGTGCTCGACCCCGTCATGGTGGCGAGCAGCGGCGCCCGACTGGCGGACACCGCCACCATCGCCGCGTTCGAGCGGCTGATGGACCGGGCGACCGTGGTCACGCCCAACATCCCGGAACTCGAGGCACTCGCCGGTGCGGCCCTCCCGACGGTCGAGGCCCGGGCGGAGGCCGCGCGCCGGCTCGCGGCCGCCCACGGCTGCGCCGTGCTGGCCAAGGGCGGCCATGACGACGGGCCTACGGTGATCGACCGGCTCTATCCGGCAGAAAGCGGCGCCCCGCCCGTGCTCGAATGGAGCGACCCCCGCATCGACGGCACCGCGGCGCACGGTACCGGCTGCACCCTTTCCACCGCCATCGCCTGCGGCCTCGCCGGCGAGTGGAACCTCGCCGAAGCGATCGCGCGCGCACGCCGCTTCGTGCGGATTGCGATGCTGGGCGCGGAACCGCTGGGGGACGGCCACGGCCCGATGGCGCAGCAGGGCGTGCGGCTCGACCTCAACGCCAGCCGCTGGTCGCCGATGCTCAACCAGGTGACGGTGCCCGCCACCGATCTTCCGGCAAGCGAGCGCTTCTACCGCATGCTCGGCCTGCGCCAGATCGTCCGCTCCAGCCGCCGCTACGCGCGCTTCGAGAGCGAGGGCGGCGCGACCTTCTCGATCGAAATGGCCGAGGGCACCGACCGCCCTACCGTCTATTTCGAGGTCGGCGACCTCGACATCGCGGTCCGCTACCTGCGCCAGCAGGGCGTCGCCTTCACCCAGGAACCCGTCGAGCAACCCTGGGGCTGGCGCGAGGCGCGACTCATCGACCCCGCGGGCAATGCTGTTTGTCTCTACCAAGCTGGCGAGATGCGTCGCTTTCCGCCATGGCGCATCGCAAATGCCTGA
- a CDS encoding dicarboxylate/amino acid:cation symporter, giving the protein MSQAARILTGLVAGLALGVILAAQAPGTAVAGIAWAEPIGTAWLNALRMTIVPLVVALLVTGVAQTAEAARAGRIATRSILLFVVILWTSSALGAGVTLGLLDWFPLSDTAAGALRGTFGQAGPTAEVPPFTQFLVAIVPTNPIAAAANDQFLPLILFTLVFAFALTRLSGDPRQLLVRLFQGLADTMLIVIRWVLWLGPVGVFALGYVVGARAGTAAFGALVHYVLIVMAVGMVVWLLAYPLAMFGGRVSLGRFLRATAPAQAVAISTQSSLASLPAMLRGSEEAGVPVATSGVVLPMAVALFRATGPAMNVAVAVYVAHVFGVHLGAGQIAAGIAAGAITTMGAASLPGQISFVSSIAPIGIAMGVPVEPLALLVAVETFPDLVRTLGNVTMNLAVTSVISERVAGGAARTGSDALLSGDEVPAR; this is encoded by the coding sequence ATGTCGCAAGCGGCACGTATTCTGACCGGACTGGTGGCGGGACTGGCGCTGGGGGTGATCCTCGCCGCCCAGGCGCCCGGCACCGCGGTCGCGGGCATCGCCTGGGCGGAGCCGATCGGCACCGCCTGGCTCAACGCGCTGCGCATGACGATCGTCCCGCTGGTGGTTGCGCTGCTGGTGACCGGCGTCGCCCAGACCGCGGAAGCCGCGCGCGCCGGCCGGATTGCGACCCGATCGATCCTGTTGTTCGTCGTGATCCTCTGGACCTCTTCGGCATTGGGCGCAGGCGTCACCCTGGGGCTGCTCGACTGGTTTCCGCTGTCGGACACGGCAGCCGGCGCCCTGCGCGGGACCTTCGGCCAGGCGGGCCCCACGGCGGAGGTTCCGCCCTTCACTCAGTTCCTGGTCGCGATCGTGCCGACCAACCCGATCGCGGCCGCGGCGAACGACCAGTTCCTGCCCCTGATCCTGTTCACCCTGGTGTTCGCCTTTGCGCTCACCCGGCTCTCGGGCGATCCGCGCCAGTTGCTGGTGCGGCTGTTCCAGGGGCTCGCCGACACGATGCTGATCGTCATCCGCTGGGTGCTGTGGCTCGGGCCTGTCGGCGTGTTCGCGCTCGGCTATGTCGTCGGCGCGCGGGCGGGGACTGCGGCGTTCGGTGCGCTGGTGCACTATGTGCTGATCGTGATGGCGGTCGGCATGGTGGTGTGGCTGCTCGCCTATCCGCTGGCGATGTTTGGCGGGCGTGTGTCCCTCGGCCGCTTCCTGCGCGCGACGGCGCCAGCACAGGCGGTGGCGATCAGCACCCAGTCCTCGCTCGCCTCGCTGCCGGCGATGCTGCGCGGATCCGAGGAGGCGGGGGTGCCTGTCGCCACCTCCGGCGTGGTGCTGCCGATGGCGGTGGCGCTGTTCCGCGCGACCGGGCCGGCGATGAACGTCGCGGTCGCGGTCTATGTCGCGCATGTCTTCGGCGTCCACCTGGGCGCCGGGCAGATCGCGGCCGGTATCGCCGCGGGCGCGATCACCACCATGGGTGCGGCGAGCCTCCCGGGCCAGATCAGCTTCGTCTCGTCGATCGCGCCGATCGGCATCGCCATGGGCGTGCCGGTCGAGCCGCTTGCGCTGCTGGTGGCGGTGGAGACTTTCCCCGACCTGGTCCGCACGCTCGGCAACGTGACGATGAACCTGGCGGTGACCAGCGTGATCTCCGAGCGGGTCGCTGGCGGTGCTGCGCGGACCGGGTCGGACGCGCTGCTCTCGGGGGATGAGGTGCCGGCTCGCTAG